CCGCGCCGCGCGAGCCATGAGCCGTCAATATGTTTCCGATACGCGCATCGTTACGCAAAAATGTCGAGAAGCGACCATTCGGTCGCAGCCCGATCAGGAATTAGAGTGCGCCGCCCCAGTTGCCCATGTTCGCAAGCGCATACGCGCGGCGTTCCTGACTGCCGGGAATCTCGATCTCCATGAATCGCCCCGGTTCGAATTCGGCTGCGCCGCCAGAATAAAATTCGCCGGCTAAACCGGCGATTCAGGTCGCATGCGACCATCGCTCTCGTTGCCGATATCGAATGCGATGCTATAAACAAGGCGGGTGCTCGCCATCGAGGAGGACACCCATGTTGTGGAAGCTCCGCTGTCGTTCCGGCAATATCGGACGACGTGTCCCAGTGCGAACGGATAGCCGGATTGATTCCGGAGTTTGGCCGGCCTTCGGGTCGGCCTTTTTGTTTTTCCAATCCAGGGGGCAATGCAACGAAGCAGGCGGGACGCGACGTTCGATCGCTTGAATGCGTGGCGGCGATCTGTATAGTCGTCATGGGCGGCATCGATGACAGATGCCGTCCGAGAGTGGTGGAGTAGCCAGAAACGCCTGCGCCGGGGCCGGAAATACCGGCGCACCTTCCATTTCAGACCGATATTCGGATTGCAGAAGGATTTCGCAATTCCAGGTCCCTCAATGCTCGACGGCCGGCTCCGCTGCCGTATTCGCGCGCCGCGACGGCATGAAGTACCACACGGCGCCGGCCAGTTGCAGCGCAATCAGCGCCAGCCACACGACCTGATGCGCGGCGGCCGGATAGTGGCCGTCGACTGCGGGCCAGTGCGCGAGCGCCGCGCCGACCGCGACCTGCACCGCGAAGATGCCGACGAAGATCACGAGCGTGAACGTCGTATTCACGCGGCCGATCATGCGCGGCGGAAAGTAGCCGGCGAGCACCGCATACGTGAGGATGCCGGTGCCGCCGAGTCCGCCGTATGCGGCCCACAGCAGCGGGGCGGGCAGCGGCGCGCGCATCGCGAGCAGCGTCTGCACGACGACGAACAGCATCATCGTGAACCCCGAGAACAGGTGCACGCTGACGCCGCGTCGCTCGAACACGCGCGCCAGCATGCCGAAGCCGATGTTGCCGACGATGAACGCGCCGCCAAGCACCGACACGAGCGACGCCGCACGCGAGATCGCATCGGGACGGCCCGCGAGCACCACGTCGCGCATGAACGCGCCGACCCACAGCGACTGCATCGCGTAGAACACGGCCTGCGTGAGCGACGAGAACGTCGCGGTCTTCCAGAACGCGCGGCTCCTCAGGATGTGCGCGGTGCCGCGAAACTGGTCGAGCACGCTCGCCTGATGGTGCGTATCGCGTGCGCGCGGCCCGCCGATCCAGATCAGCGCGGCGACGGCGGTGGTCAGCACCGCGATGCCGACGCTTATCGCGCGCCAGCTCGCGACCGACAGCAGCCAGGACAACGGCGCGCCGACCGCGACGCCACCGAGGCCGCCGATCGCCATTACGAGTCCGTTCACGAGCGTGAGCTGCGCGACGGGGAAGTATTGCGCGTTCGCCTTGAACGCGCCGGCGAGGCACACCGACACGCCGATGCCGATCAGCAGCCGGCCCGCCATCATCGCGCCGAGGCTGTGCGCGAAGCCGAACAGCAGCGCGCCGGCCGCCGCGACGAGCATCACGCCCGCTGTCGCGCGGCGCGGGCCGAAGTGGTCGAGCAGCACGCCGCCGGGGATCTGTGCGCCGGCGAAGCCGAGAAAATAAAGGCTCGTCAGCGTGCCGAGATCGGTTGAGGTGAAGCCGAGTTCGCGCGTGAGGAACGGCGCGAAGCCGAGATTCACGCCGCGGAAAAGATAGGAAACGAAGTAGCCGAGCGCGAATACGGCGAACACGCGCAATCTGGTCGATGTCATGAGGCGGTTGGGCCGGAAGCGGGCCGGGTGACGGGTTCACGATTATTGGCGATCGGCGCGGCGGATGCCAGCGAGAGATTTCGCAGCCGATTGTGAGTAGAATTTGACGTCATGTCCCGTTCGCTTCCTCCATTGCAGGCGCTGCGCGCGCTGGAAGCCGCTGCGCGCCATCGCAGTTTTTCCCGCGCCGCCGAAGAATTGCATTTGACGCACAGCGCGATCAGCCATCATCTGCGCGCGCTCGAATCCGAACTGGGCGTCGAGCTGTTCCGGCGCGCGGGCAGCCGGATGATGCCGACCGCCGCCGGCGCGCAACTGGCGGACCGCGTGCGCCGCAGCCTCGACGATCTGCGCAGCGCGCTCGATGCGACGCGGCCCGGCGAAAACGGCGCCGTGCGGCTCGAACTGAGCGTGATGTCCGACTTCGCGTCCGCGTGGCTGATTCCGCGGCTCGGCGACTTCTACGATCGCCACCCGAACGTGGACCTGTCGCTGCGGATGCACGCCGATCCGCTGCCGCCCGATCCGTATCCGTACGACATCGGCATCTGGTACCGGCGAATCGAGGAGCGGGGCTTTCAGATCCGCAAGCTGCTCGACGACTGGGTGGTCGCCGTGTGCAGCCCGGCGCTGCTTGCCCGCCATCCCGGCGCGACGCTCGACGATCTGCCGGCCATGCCGCTGCTGCGCTTCGCGCGCCGCTCGTGGCGGGACTTCTTCGACGCGGCGGGGCTGGCCGGCGACGAGCCGGAGCGCGGGCCGATCTTCGACGACGCGGGGCTGCTGTTGCAGGCGACCGTCGCCGGCCAGGGCGTGGCGACCGCGCGGTTGCAGCTCGCCCGTGATTTCATCGAGCGCGGTGAACTTGTGCAACTGGGACAGGTACGGATTCCCGCGATGCTCGACTACTACTTCACATGGCGCGAAGGCCATCCGCGCGAGGCGGCCATTCTCCAGTTCTATCGGTGGGTGAAGGCGCAACTGGCTGCGTGAGCGCGGGATGAACCGGGTGCGGGCCGTATGCGTATCGGGCCGCCTGAGCCGCTTCCCTTCGCCTGTCCGCAATGCACGCATGATTGGCGGACGTCGTGCGCCCGATGCCGGTTGAATTCAAACTTTTGCGTGTTGCTGGGTGTTTCCCGGTGTTTCCTGGTGTTGCCGGTTGCGTCTGCCGCGGCGTTTGCTGTGCCGTTGAAACGGCTGGTCGATCTGTTCATCCGCACGGTAGAGGAACTGACGCGGCACGCGCGTGCGTACAGTCTGAGCGTTCGGCGCGCGCAATACAGGCACAATGACGAACGCAATCGATCCGGATGTCTTCGGATAAGCCTGGTTATGCAATACGCCATACGCCACCCGTTCGTCGCTCGATGCCGGCTGCGTGCCGTTTCCGATTGGACACGCAACGCTTCTACGGTGCCGCGTCCGGGTCGCCGTCGTTTCAATTGGAGTATGTTTACCCCGGCCCTACGTTTCGGACCGCTGTGTGTCGAATCGCCGGCACGCCGGTCGTTGCCGCGTACGGGTGCATACGTCGAAGTTGCCTCGCAGATGGGATTTCTTATGTAGTTGGCTGGTGCAGGGAAAGGGTCCGCTTCAGGACGATCTAGATCGGTGACAACAGGAGAAACTGCATGAAGGCAATCCAGGTACTCAAGCTGGCGGGCGGCGCAATCCTCGTCGCGGCTTCGCTTCAAGCCAACGCACAGACGACCGACCAGTCGACGGCGGCTCCGGCCGCGGCTGCCTCGCCGACCGACGCGGCGAGGCAGCAACTCCGGCAATCTCGTTCGGAATACCGCGCGAAGCGCGCGGCCAATCGCAGGCTTGAGCGCCAGGTGCGCACTGCGCTGGCCCGCGACGGACGGGTCAGCGTCTCGAACATCACCGTTCGCGCGCGCGATGGCGCCGTGACGTTGCAAGGCTCGGTGCCGGAAGCGCCGCAGCTCGATCGCGCGACCCAGGCGGCGAAGGGCGTCGCCGGCGTGACGTCGGTGCGCAACGCGTTGACGATCCGCCCGGTCGGAAGCTGAGCGTTCGTATCGGCAACGGCCGGTCGCTCAGGCCTGCGCGGGTGTCGGCGCGGCCTGCGCGACCGGCTCGTGACGAAAGCCGCCTGTTATCGACGGGCGGCTTTTTCATATCCGCAACTCTGGTGCAGTTCGGCTGCGACTCGCGATGCTATGCATCGACGTACTGCATCTGCGGAGATTCGCCCATCAGCAGCGCGTGATTCGCGTCGGCGGCCGCGCGCAGATAGTCCCACAGCGACGTGATGCGCCGCAGCTTGCGCAAGTCCTCGCGGCTGCACAGCCAGAAACGCCGCGTGACGACCACTTCGTCCGGCAGGATCCGCACGAGCCGGGGATCGGGCTCGGCCATGAAGCACGGCAGGATCGCGAGGGCGCTGCCTTGCAACGCCGCGTGATACTGCGCGATCACGCTGGTGCTGCACAGGCTCGCGGTCACGTTCGGCGCGGTGCGTTCCAGATAGAGCAGTTCATGGCTGAACGCGAGGTCGGCGACGTAGCTGAGGAATGCGTGATGGCGCAGGTCCGCGCTCGTGCGGATCGGCGGATGCTGCGCCAGATAGTCCGGCGTGCCGTACAGCCTGAGCCGGTAATCGCACAGTTTCGTGTACACGTACTGTCCGCGCTCGGGCCGCTCCAGCATGATCGCGAGGTCCGCTTCGCGCTTCGACAGGCTCACGAAATGCGGAACCGGCAGCAGGTCGATCGACATGTCCGGATGCCGGCCGGTGAACCGCGCGAGTTGCGGCGCGAGAAAAAAGCAGCCAAAACCCTCGGTCGAGCCGACCCGCACGTGGCCTGACAGCGACTGCGCGCCCGCCGCGAACTGCTCGCTCGCGGATTGCACCGTCGTTTCCACCGAGTCCGCGTAGGCGAGCAGCCGCTGTCCCTCGGCGGTCAGCACGAAACCGCCCGAGCGCGACTTGTCGAACAGCACCGTGCCGAGCGAGGTTTCCAGTTCGCGCACGCGGCGCGCGACCGTCGTGTGATCGACGCCGAGCCGCCGCGCGGCGCCGCTCGCGCGCTGCGTGCGCGCGACTTCGAGGAAGTAGCGCAGGTCGTCCCAGTTCAGCGCTTCCTGTCTCCTGATTGTGTTTTTTTGCATATCAGATGGGCTTTTTCGTGTCTAGGCCGTGGATATTCGAGTAACTATACTCGGTTGCAGACCGTCGCCAACGCGGTCGCACACAACAAGGATGGAGACAACATGCAGATGCAGTCCACCCCCGACGGGGCGGCGGTTGCCGTCCCACGCCCGCGGCGCGCGCGGGACTACCTGATCGCCGGCTGGGCCAGCATGGCCGGCACGACGATCGAGTGGTACGACTTTTTCCTTTACGGCACGGCCGCCGCGCTTATTTTCAACAAGGTCTTTTTCCCGACGCTCGACCCGATCCTCGGCACGCTCGCCGCGTTCGCGACGTATGGCGTCGGCTTCGTCGGCCGGCCGATGGGCGGCATCGTGTTCGGCCACTTCGGCGACCGGATCGGCCGCAAGTCGATGCTGCTCGCGACGCTGCTGCTGATGGGCATTCCGAGCGTCGCGATCGGGCTGATTCCGTCGTACCAGAGCATCGGCTACTGGGCGGCCGCGCTGCTCGTCGCGATGCGCTTCATGCAGGGGATGGCGGTCGGCGGCGAATGGGGCGGCGCGGTGCTGATGGCCGTCGAGCACGCGCCGCCGGGTACGAAGGGCTTCTTCGGCAGCCTGCCGCAGACGGGCGTCGGCTTCGGGCTGATCCTGTCGTCGATCGCGATGGCGGCCGTCACGGCGCTCCCCGAGGCGGACCTGCTGTCGTGGGGCTGGCGCGTGCCGTTCCTCGCGAGCATCGTGCTGGTGCTGATCGGCTGGGTGATCCGCGTGCGCGTGCCGGAGTCGCCGGACTTCGAGCGCGTGAAGGAGCGCGGCGAGCCGGTGAAGGCGCCGGTGCTCGAAGTGATGCGCCGCCAGCCGCGCGAACTGCTGCTGATAATCGGCGCGCGCACCGCGGAGAACACGTGGTTCTACCTCGTCGTCGCGTTCGCGCTCGCGTATGCGGCGAACCAGTTGAAGATTCCGAAGGCCGTGATCCTGCACGCGATCACCGCGGGCGCGGTGCTGTCGCTCGCGACGATGCCGTTCTGCGGCTGGCTGAGCGACCGGATCGGCCAGCGGCGTCTGTTTCTGATCGGGCTCGTTTTGATGTGCGCGTTCGTGTCGCCGTTCTTCACCATGCTCGAAACGCTGCATCCGGTTACCGTCTGGTGGGCAATGGTGCTCGGCGTCGGCGTCGTGTTTCCGATCCTGTACGCGCCGGAGTCCCAACTGTTCGCCGCGCAGTTTCCGGCGGAAATCCGCTACAGCGGCATCTCGATGTCCGTGCAGATCGCCGGCGTGCTCGGCGGCGGCGTCGCGCCGATGATCGCGACCGCGCTGCTCGCGGCCGGCGGCGGGCGTCCGCACTACGTCGTCGCGTACATGATCGCGCTCGGCGTGATCGGCTTCGTCTGCACGCTGCTGATGCGCTCGCGCACCGACTGACGCAGACCGTCGAGCGCCATCCGTTTCGTTATCGAATCCGGCCGCCGGCCGGTTCCATTCAATCCGTGAAAGAGAGTCCAACATGAACGCAGTGACCCAGGCATCGAATGCCCACGCCCCGACCGTCAAGCTGCTGATCGGCGGCGAGTTCGTCGAGTCGAAGACCGGGGAGTGGCGCGACATCGTCAATCCGGCCACGCAGGAAGTGCTCGCGCGCGTGCCGTTCGCGACCGCAGAAGAAGTGGACGCGGCGATTCAAAGCGCGCATGCCGCATTCGCGAGCTGGCGCAACACGCCGATCGGCGCGCGGCTGAGGATCATGCTGAAGTACCAGGCGCTGATCCGCGAGCACATGCCGCGCATCGCGAAGACGCTGACCGCCGAGCAGGGCAAGACGCTGCCCGATGCGGAAGGCGACATCTTCCGCGGCCTCGAAGTGGTCGAGCACGCGTGCTCGATCGGTACGCTGCAACAGGGCGGCTTCGCGGAGAACGTCGCGGGCGGCGTCGATACGTACACGCTGCAGCAGCCGATCGGCGTCTGCGCGGGCATCACGCCGTTCAACTTCCCGGCGATGATCCCGCTGTGGATGTTTCCGATGGCGATCGTCTGCGGCAATACTTTCGTATTGAAGCCGTCCGAGCAGGACCCGCTGTCGACGATGCAGCTGGTCGAACTCGCGCTTCAGGCCGGCATTCCGGCGGGCGTGCTGAACGTCGTGCACGGCGGCAAGGAAGTCGTGGACGCGCTGTGCACGCACGAGCATGTGAAGGCGATTTCGTTCGTCGGCTCGACGGCGGTCGGCACGCACGTGTACCGGCTCGGCAGCGAGCACGGCAAGCGCGTGCAGTCGATGATGGGCGCGAAGAACCACGCGGTCGTGCTGCCGGACGCGAACCGCGAGCAGACGGTCAACGCGCTCGTCGGCGCGGGTTTCGGCGCGGCCGGGCAACGCTGCATGGCGACGTCGGTGGTCGTGCTGGTGGGCGCCGCGCAGCAGTGGCTGCCGGAGCTGGTCGAGAAGGCGAGGGCGCTGAAGGTCAACGCCGGGCACGAGCCGGGCACCGACATCGGGCCGGTCGTGTCGCGCGCGGCGAAGCAGCGTATTCTCGGGCTGATCGACTCGGGCGTGAAGCAGGGCGCGACGCTCGCGCTCGACGGCCGCGACGTGAGCGTGAAGGGCTACGAGCAGGGCAACTTCATCGGCCCGACGGTGTTCACCGACGTGACGACCAGCATGGACATCTATCGCAACGAGATCTTCGGGCCGGTGCTCGTCGTGCTGACCGCGGCGACGCTCGACGAAGCGATCGCGATCGTCAACGCGAATCCGTTCGGCAACGGCGTCGGCCTGTTCACGCAGAGCGGCGCGGCGGCGCGTAAATTCCAGAGCGAAATCGACGTCGGCCAGGTCGGCATCAATATTCCGATTCCGGTGCCGGTGCCTTATTTCAGCTTCACCGGCTCGCGCGGCTCGAAGCTCGGCGACCTCGGCCCGTACGGCAAGCAGGTCGTGCAGTTCTACACGCAGACCAAAACGGTGACCGCGCGCTGGTTCGACGACGCGACCGTCAACGACGGCGTGAACACGACGATCAGCCTGCGCTGAGCGGTTCGTCGTCGCTTGATAACGGAGGAGACAACATGAAAATCGGATTCGTCGGACTCGGCAACATGGGTGCGCCGATGGCGCTGAACCTGCTGAAAGCGGGGCATGCGGTAGCGGTATTCGACCTGAACGCGGCGGCCGTGCAGACGCTCGTCGCGGCCGGCGCGCGCGCGGCCGCGTCGCCGAAGGCCGCCGCGAGCGACGCCGAATGCGTGATGACGATGCTGCCCGCGGCCGCGCACGTGCGCACCGTGCTGACGTCGGAGGACGGCGTGCTCGCGGGCATCGCGAGCGGCGTGACGATCGTCGATTCGAGCACGATCGACCCGGCGAGCGTGAAGGAGTTTGCGGCGCTCGCCGCCGCGCGCGGCAATGCGTTCGTCGATGCGCCGGTGTCCGGCGGCACGGGCGGCGCGGCGGCCGGCACGCTGACCTTCATGGTCGGCGGCAGCGCCGCGCAGTACGAGCAGGTGAGGCCGGTGCTGGCCGCGATGGGCAAGAACATCGTTCATTGCGGCGACACCGGCACGGGGCAGGTCGCGAAGATCTGCAACAACCTCGTGCTCGGCGTCACGATGGCGGGCGTCGCGGAAGCGATGGCGCTCGGCGCGGCGCTCGGCATCGACCCGAAGGTGCTCGGCGGCATCATGAACACGTCGACCGGACGCAGTTGGAGTTCGGATACGTACAACCCGTTTCCGGGCGTGATCGAAACCGCGCCTGCGTCGCGCGGTTATACGGGCGGCTTCGGCACCGACCTGATGCTGAAGGACCTCGGCCTCGCGACCGATGCCGCGAAGAGCGTGCGGCAGCCCGCGTTCATGGGCGCGCTCGCGCAGCAGTTGTACCAGGCGATGAGCAGCCGCGGCGACGGCAAGCTCGATTTTTCCGCGGTGATCAAGCTGTATCGCGCGAAGGACTAGCCGCACGATGCGCGGGACGTTCGCTGCGTCCCGCGCGTGCCGGCTGCGACTTATCGCGCGAGCCGGACTTCGATGCGAGCGATCAGGCCGTCGAACCAGACGCGCAGCAGACGGTTCGACGGCGCGCTCAACGTCGAGCGCGCGAGAATGCGGTACACGTCGCCGCGTTTCAGCTTCGACGGTTTTTGCGGGTCGAGCCAGTCGTCGTTATCCGCGAGCAGCAGCAGCGTTTCGAGGCCGATCAGGATCGGCCACAGGCACGCGAGCCGCAGGCGCAGCGACCAGCCGGGAATCGCGAACGTGTAGTCGATCGCGGCGCGGAAGTGGTCGAGCGTGTGCCGCACGAGCGCGAACATCAATGGGCGCGCGCGCCGCGACGCATCGGGCGCGAGCAGGTCTTCCGCGCGCAGGCCGGTTTCGTTCAGCATCGTCTCGGGCAGATAACAGCGGCCGATCCGCAAATCCTTTCCGCAGTCGCGCAGCACGTTGACCATCTGCAACGCCTTGCCGAAGCGCACGCCGTTTTCCATCAGCGTCGCCGGGTCGCCGTTCAGCGCGCCGGGCACGTGCGCGTACGTCATCTTCGTCCAGAACTCGCCGACGCAGCCCGCGACCAGATACGTGTAGCGGTCCAGATCGTCCAGCGTGCGCAGCGCGGCCACGCGGCCCGAGCGTTCGTCCGGGAACGTGCGCAGGTCGAATTCCATCCCTTCGGTCAGCGTGGTGACGATGCCGCGTACCGCCGCCCGATCCGCGTCGTCCAGTTGCGCGAGCACGGCGAGCGCGTCGTCCAGCGATTCGAGCAACACCTTCTCGTCCGACTGCGTCTGCTGGTTCGCGACTTCGACCGCGATCCGGCGGATCGATGCGTCGTCGGTCGTCGTGCCGTTCACGCTCGCGCGCAGCGACAGCAGCAGTTCGAGCCGCTGTTCCGGCGGGATCAGCGACGTGTCGGCGATCGTGTCGGCCGCGCGCGCGAGCAGATACGCGACGCCGACCGGATCGCGCATGCCGGCCGGCAGCACGCTCAGCGTGAGATAGAACGAGCGGGAAACGCCTTTCAACAACGGGCCGAGCAGGAAAGCCCGGGAACGATTTTGCATGACGGGGTTGAGCGCCGCATCCGGCGGGTCTGACGAGAGCCCGCATTGTAGCGTCGTTCCGGGGCGGGTCTGCCGCTGGTTATTTCGCTGGTTCTTTCTTATCGGCAATCCAGGATGCGATGTTTTCGTATCGGCACGCATTGTCATCATGGCGGGGGCGATTTTTGATGCCGTTTTTGCGCGCCGGTCCGTAGAATCCGTTCGGGTTCAACAACAAACGACGCACGCGGACGATGCCCGTGGCGCGCCGGCTCACGATGCCTACGCTTTCCCTGCTTCACGCCGCTCAGCCGAAACCCGCCCCCGTGCGCGTGGCCGGCCGTGCCGCGCAGCCCCGCCCGGCGCGGATCGTCACGATGACCGTCCGGGTCGGCACCGGCGACGCCGCCGCCGCGCGGCGCGCGCTTCAACAATTGCCCGATGCGGCTTCCCATCTCTGCGTCGTCGTGGACCTCGACAGGAAACGCGACGTCGCGTGCCTGTACGTCGAACTGGACGCAAGCGAAACCGATGCGGCGATGGTGCTGCTGATGCGCTCGCTGCGGAGCGCGGAGTTCGGGCCGATTCGCCGCGCGGCTCGCCGGCCCGCGCGCTCATAGGAAACTTCGCGGCAGCACGTTTCCATCCGGCAACGCGGAACGGCCCGACAGCGGCACGACGCCGGGTCCGGGCCTTGCTGCGACGAAGCGAACGGACAGTGCCGCAATGCATCGCTCACGCGGACTGCCGTCTACGACTTCAGTCACGGAGGGAACAATGGCGATCGAATTCACGAACCGGCGTCACGTCGTCGCTGCCGCGCGCGTTGCGTTCGAAGCGCATGTCGAAGGCCGGCCGGTGTGGTGCAGCGTGTCGCTCGACGCGCTGAACGATAGTTTCGGCAACACCGGCACGTCGGCGCGCGACCTGATCCAGTCGTTCGAAGCGAATCGCCCGAAGATCGAGGCCGCCGCGCGCGACGCGCTCGAAAAGAATGGCGGGCAGTCGGTCGAACTGGAAACGCGCGATCTGGATTGAGTCCGGTGGCCGCGCGCTCCTGGCGGTGAGCGGACGGCGTGGTTTGCCCGGATAACGCCCGGCGTTAGGGCGTGTTTCGCTCAGGCACACGAGCGGCGCTGCGATCGTGGCGGTTAACCGTCGCCCGTTGCCGCCGTTGTCGTCACTGCCGGCGCGCTCATCCGGCCGCCATGGTGCCGAGCGACGCATCGGCGACGAAGTTCGCGAACGCGCGCGCCTTCGCGCCGATCCGCCGTCCACCCGGAAATACCGCCCACAGGTCCAGCGTCGGCAGATGCCAGTCCGCCAGCACCTCGACGACCCGGCCGCTCGCCAGTTCGTCGCGGAACATCCATTCGGTGGTCACGCATAACGCGATGTCCGCGAACACCGCTTCGCGCATCCCTTCGGCCGCCGTGGTGCGCAGCGCGTCGTCGAGCGTTGCGGTTTCTGTTTCGTCGGTGTTTCCGTTGCGAAATGTCCAGACCGAGCCGCCACCGGTTTGCAGATAGGTCGCGGCCGGGTAACGGGCAAGATCGGCTGGCCTCCGAGGCTCGCCGTGCCGCGCGAAAAACGCGGGCGTGCCGACCACGATGCGCCGCGCGGCGCCGACCCGTTGCGCGGTCGCCGTCGAATCCGCAAGCGTTCCGATCCGCAACGCCACGTCGATGCTTTCCTCGATCAGGTCGACGCGGCGGTCGTCGAGAATCGCGTCGATCGCGAGCGCCGGATGTTGCGCGATGAACGCCGGCAGCCGCGGCATCAGATGCAGCCGCGCGAACGTGACCGGCGCCGCGAAGCGCAGCCGCCCGGTCAGCCCCGCCGCGGCGCCGGTGGCCGCGAGGTCGGCTTCGTGCGCCGCGTCGAGCGCGCGCTGCGCGTGCTCGTAATAACGCCGGCCGGCCTCGGTTGGCGACAGGCCGCGCGTCGACCGCAGCAGCAGCTTCACGCCGATGCGCGTTTCCAGTTGCGCGATCGTCTTCGATATCGCCGGCTGGCCGACGCCCAGTTGCCGCGCGGCCGCCGAGAACGAGCCGGTGTCGATCACCTTGACCAGCACTTCCATTGCCGCGAATCGGTCCATCATCATTCCTCCGTGGAATGGATGTTATCGCCTGCGCGCGACTTCTGCACCTCATGGGAATTAATTAATCTGCGTGGACTGTCATCAACGCGGATTCGATCCGGAGGAAACAGCCATGTCGCTGCAAGACAAACTCGATGCGTTTCGTGCAAATTTCGAAGCCGGCGGGCCGCCGTACCATGCGCCGCCGCATATCCACGAGCCGATGCACCGCGCGACCGCCGAACTGATCGCGTCAGGCGCGGCCCAGCACGCGCCGAAGGTCGGCGCGCAAGCGCCCGCGTTCGTGCTCGACGATCCGGACGGCCGTCCGGTGTCGTCGGCAACCCTGCTCGCGCAGGGGCCGCTGGTCGTCACGTTCTATCGCGGCGTCTGGTGCCCGTACTGCAACATGGACTTGCAGGCGCTCGAAGCGGCGAGACCCCAGATCGAGGCGCGCGGCGCGCAACTCGTCGCGGTGTCGCCGCAGACCGCGCCGAACAGCCGCCGCTCGCAGCGCGAAAATGCGCTCGGGTTTACGATCCTGTCCGATTCGCACAATGACGTCGCGGCTGCGTTCGGGCTGCGCTTCGAACTGCCGGATTACCTGGCGGATCTGTACAAAAACACCTTCGGGAACGACCTCGCGATCGTCAACGGCGACGCGAGCTGGACGCTGCCGATGCCGGCTCGTTTCGTGATCGCTCAGGACGGCACGATCGCGTATGCGGAGGTCAACCCGGACTACACGCGCCGGCCGGACCCGGAAGAACTGCTGCCGGTGCTGGACCGCCTGAAGGGCTGAACGTTTGAACGACGCGCCGCGCTGCGCTGACCCGCAGCGCGGTTATCTGAACCGTGCCGATCATGCGCAAAGCGTTCCGAAGTTTCCGTTACGCGTCACCGCGTTTGCGGGAGGGCGCGCAAGCCGCGAGTCGTTCGAGCAGCGCGACCAGCAGGTCCGGATCGAGCACCATCGCGTCGTGTCCGGTATCGAGCGTCTCCCAGTGCCAGCCGGGTTTCTGCCGCACGCGTTCCCGCACCGGCGCAAGCGTGTCGTAAGACGGGTTCGCGCAGTGCACGTACGTGCAAGGCAGTCCGTTGCCGATCGGAAAACGCAGTGCCAGCGGCGTCCGGTAGGTCGCGAGCGGATGCGGCGTCAGCCGCCGCCGCACCCACGGCGCAAGCGGATGGTCGTCCGGAATGCCGGTGCCGCCGAGTCCGTCCGGCACCGGCATCGCGAGCGTCTGCCCGCTCGCGGCGACGGCCGCGAGCCGTTCTTCCGCGACCGCGCGCGGCAGCACGTCCATGGC
The Paraburkholderia caballeronis genome window above contains:
- the mmsB gene encoding 3-hydroxyisobutyrate dehydrogenase, which produces MKIGFVGLGNMGAPMALNLLKAGHAVAVFDLNAAAVQTLVAAGARAAASPKAAASDAECVMTMLPAAAHVRTVLTSEDGVLAGIASGVTIVDSSTIDPASVKEFAALAAARGNAFVDAPVSGGTGGAAAGTLTFMVGGSAAQYEQVRPVLAAMGKNIVHCGDTGTGQVAKICNNLVLGVTMAGVAEAMALGAALGIDPKVLGGIMNTSTGRSWSSDTYNPFPGVIETAPASRGYTGGFGTDLMLKDLGLATDAAKSVRQPAFMGALAQQLYQAMSSRGDGKLDFSAVIKLYRAKD
- a CDS encoding phytoene/squalene synthase family protein, with the protein product MQNRSRAFLLGPLLKGVSRSFYLTLSVLPAGMRDPVGVAYLLARAADTIADTSLIPPEQRLELLLSLRASVNGTTTDDASIRRIAVEVANQQTQSDEKVLLESLDDALAVLAQLDDADRAAVRGIVTTLTEGMEFDLRTFPDERSGRVAALRTLDDLDRYTYLVAGCVGEFWTKMTYAHVPGALNGDPATLMENGVRFGKALQMVNVLRDCGKDLRIGRCYLPETMLNETGLRAEDLLAPDASRRARPLMFALVRHTLDHFRAAIDYTFAIPGWSLRLRLACLWPILIGLETLLLLADNDDWLDPQKPSKLKRGDVYRILARSTLSAPSNRLLRVWFDGLIARIEVRLAR
- a CDS encoding DUF1488 domain-containing protein produces the protein MAIEFTNRRHVVAAARVAFEAHVEGRPVWCSVSLDALNDSFGNTGTSARDLIQSFEANRPKIEAAARDALEKNGGQSVELETRDLD
- a CDS encoding LysR family transcriptional regulator, with the translated sequence MMDRFAAMEVLVKVIDTGSFSAAARQLGVGQPAISKTIAQLETRIGVKLLLRSTRGLSPTEAGRRYYEHAQRALDAAHEADLAATGAAAGLTGRLRFAAPVTFARLHLMPRLPAFIAQHPALAIDAILDDRRVDLIEESIDVALRIGTLADSTATAQRVGAARRIVVGTPAFFARHGEPRRPADLARYPAATYLQTGGGSVWTFRNGNTDETETATLDDALRTTAAEGMREAVFADIALCVTTEWMFRDELASGRVVEVLADWHLPTLDLWAVFPGGRRIGAKARAFANFVADASLGTMAAG
- a CDS encoding peroxiredoxin-like family protein, which codes for MSLQDKLDAFRANFEAGGPPYHAPPHIHEPMHRATAELIASGAAQHAPKVGAQAPAFVLDDPDGRPVSSATLLAQGPLVVTFYRGVWCPYCNMDLQALEAARPQIEARGAQLVAVSPQTAPNSRRSQRENALGFTILSDSHNDVAAAFGLRFELPDYLADLYKNTFGNDLAIVNGDASWTLPMPARFVIAQDGTIAYAEVNPDYTRRPDPEELLPVLDRLKG
- a CDS encoding alpha/beta fold hydrolase, producing the protein MTAQPTTPDTRPSPATFVLIHGAWHGGWCWRFVSERLVARGHRVFAPTLTGQGERRHLLNAVTSLDVPVADIENLIEAEELDDVVLVGHSYGGLIASGVADRKPDALRALVFLDSLLVENGEAAMDVLPRAVAEERLAAVAASGQTLAMPVPDGLGGTGIPDDHPLAPWVRRRLTPHPLATYRTPLALRFPIGNGLPCTYVHCANPSYDTLAPVRERVRQKPGWHWETLDTGHDAMVLDPDLLVALLERLAACAPSRKRGDA